The Oxyura jamaicensis isolate SHBP4307 breed ruddy duck chromosome 8, BPBGC_Ojam_1.0, whole genome shotgun sequence genome has a segment encoding these proteins:
- the ATPAF1 gene encoding ATP synthase mitochondrial F1 complex assembly factor 1 isoform X2, translated as MAGRAEPCGGRTGPGRGAMAGPLLQAWGLGLGRGAALRSRAALRPLGLLAPPSRDVAGTGPWDGPGEAALEENPFYGKYRHKIQELRRASPDVFESRMEKRNEVKKQPVGYSKQAEFVRCMEEKAEGLGTKTPKGGFARDKTLDSILNVEMVKEKSAEEIKQIWNQYFSAKDTVYAVIPFLYALPRKEGYEFFVGQWSGTELHFTSLINVQTQGESAPSQLVLYHYPELQKEKGIVLMTAEMDSKFLVVHEAQCLANQVQLFYATDRSETYELVETFNHRSSEFKYMSVIAELEQSGLGKALRPSQVSDKS; from the exons ATGGCGGGGCGGGCGGAGCCGTGCGGCGGGCggaccgggccgggccggggagCCATGGCGGGGCCGCTGCTGCAGgcctgggggctggggctgggccgggGGGCGGCCCTGAGGAGCCGTGCTGCCCTCCGGCCCCTCGGGCTGCTGGCCCCGCCGAGCCGGGACGTGGCGGGGACGGGGCCCTGGGATGGCCCCGGGGAGGCGGCGTTGGAGGAGAACCCCTTCTACGGGAAGTACCGCCACAAGATCCAGGAGCTGCGCAG AGCCAGTCCAGATGTGTTTGAATCCCGtatggagaaaagaaatgaagtgaaaaagcAGCCAGTGGGATACTCCAAGCAAGCCGAGTTTGTCAGATGTATGGAAGAAAAG GCAGAAGGCTTGGGCACAAAGACGCCAAAGGGAGGATTCGCACGGGATAAG ACACTTGATTCGATTCTTAATGTGGAGatggtgaaagaaaaatcagcagaggaaataaaacag ATTTGGAATCAGTACTTTTCTGCAAAAGATACAGTTTATGCTGTTATTCCT TTTCTGTACGCTTTGCCAAGAAAAGAAGGCTATGAGTTCTTTGTGGGGCAGTGGTCAGGAACAGAACTGCACTTTACTTCTCTAATAAATGTCCAG ACCCAAGGTGAATCTGCTCCGAGCCAGCTGGTCTTGTACCATTATCctgagctgcagaaggaaaaaggaatagtACTAATGACAGCAGAAATGGACTCCAAGTTCTTG GTGGTCCACGAAGCCCAGTGCTTGGCGAATCAGGTGCAGCTTTTCTATGCAACGGATCGTTCTGAGACCTATGAATTAGTGGAGACCTTCAACCACAGATCCAGCGAATTTAAATACATGTCAGTTATAGCAGAGCTTGAGCAAAGCGGACTTGGGAAAGCACTGAGACCTAGTCAGGTTTCTGACAAGTCATAG
- the ATPAF1 gene encoding ATP synthase mitochondrial F1 complex assembly factor 1 isoform X1, translating into MAGRAEPCGGRTGPGRGAMAGPLLQAWGLGLGRGAALRSRAALRPLGLLAPPSRDVAGTGPWDGPGEAALEENPFYGKYRHKIQELRRASPDVFESRMEKRNEVKKQPVGYSKQAEFVRCMEEKAEGLGTKTPKGGFARDKTLDSILNVEMVKEKSAEEIKQIWNQYFSAKDTVYAVIPAEKFDLIWKRAQQCPSFLYALPRKEGYEFFVGQWSGTELHFTSLINVQTQGESAPSQLVLYHYPELQKEKGIVLMTAEMDSKFLVVHEAQCLANQVQLFYATDRSETYELVETFNHRSSEFKYMSVIAELEQSGLGKALRPSQVSDKS; encoded by the exons ATGGCGGGGCGGGCGGAGCCGTGCGGCGGGCggaccgggccgggccggggagCCATGGCGGGGCCGCTGCTGCAGgcctgggggctggggctgggccgggGGGCGGCCCTGAGGAGCCGTGCTGCCCTCCGGCCCCTCGGGCTGCTGGCCCCGCCGAGCCGGGACGTGGCGGGGACGGGGCCCTGGGATGGCCCCGGGGAGGCGGCGTTGGAGGAGAACCCCTTCTACGGGAAGTACCGCCACAAGATCCAGGAGCTGCGCAG AGCCAGTCCAGATGTGTTTGAATCCCGtatggagaaaagaaatgaagtgaaaaagcAGCCAGTGGGATACTCCAAGCAAGCCGAGTTTGTCAGATGTATGGAAGAAAAG GCAGAAGGCTTGGGCACAAAGACGCCAAAGGGAGGATTCGCACGGGATAAG ACACTTGATTCGATTCTTAATGTGGAGatggtgaaagaaaaatcagcagaggaaataaaacag ATTTGGAATCAGTACTTTTCTGCAAAAGATACAGTTTATGCTGTTATTCCT GCAGAGAAGTTCGATTTGATATGGAAGAGAGCCCAGCAATGTCCATCG TTTCTGTACGCTTTGCCAAGAAAAGAAGGCTATGAGTTCTTTGTGGGGCAGTGGTCAGGAACAGAACTGCACTTTACTTCTCTAATAAATGTCCAG ACCCAAGGTGAATCTGCTCCGAGCCAGCTGGTCTTGTACCATTATCctgagctgcagaaggaaaaaggaatagtACTAATGACAGCAGAAATGGACTCCAAGTTCTTG GTGGTCCACGAAGCCCAGTGCTTGGCGAATCAGGTGCAGCTTTTCTATGCAACGGATCGTTCTGAGACCTATGAATTAGTGGAGACCTTCAACCACAGATCCAGCGAATTTAAATACATGTCAGTTATAGCAGAGCTTGAGCAAAGCGGACTTGGGAAAGCACTGAGACCTAGTCAGGTTTCTGACAAGTCATAG